GAAGGATTGACAGAACCGCCATTTTGGGGGGTCTGATGCCCCACACATCAGTGATCCATCACCGTGCATTTCCCAGCTCACCATTTGTGACAACTGCCTGCCATGGTCATCAGCAAGGACTGACCTGGAGACCTCTCACCTGAAAAGGGTCACACAGGAACTGCTACTGTTTGCGCTGAAGGACTAAATCCAGTTGGTAGCTGGAGCCTGTAGCAGACTCAAAGGCTTTGTGTGGGACCAGCCACTTGAGGGAGACAAAACCCAAACTGAGTTAATGAGGGACACACATGTATACTACACTCAGAAACTAAATGATAAAGTACCTTTTAGCAGGGCTGCACCCACACAAATCCTGCCGCAGGACTGGGGCCTTCATTAGCAATCAAAAGGACTGAGAAATAATAGAACCAAAAATTCTCAAAGATGTCAAAAATATGATGGTGGGAACACTGAATGCTAATTTGCATTTTTCTAAATAattgaacttaaaaaaaacaaaacaaaacccacaatcaCTTGGTTAAAGCTGCTGGTTTAATTTGAATCTGAATGCAGGGCAGTACCTTTCCTACATGCATGTCCCTAGCAAGGTCTCCTTCCACAGTTGCAAGGAACTATAGAAAGAGAGATCttcatttccataaaacatagggcattttgtaaaatcaaattatggaacatttaaaatgtataaagtgAAAAAGAATGCAGATTGAGGTTATATCCAAATACAAAATTTAGAATTTGAAACACTATTTCTAAACATCCCagaaattatatatacatatttagtATGGAAATCAAGGCCATCCAGATAATAGCATACTGGCAAACTTAAAATGACTccctaatttaattttttactgTTCGATATTCATTAGTCCAGAATTAAAGTTTAACATTGACCCATTGCTGAGCTATGGGGAAATTTAAATTGTAGCCAACTCTTCTGAGCTGAGTTGCTTGCTCACAACATGAATTCAGTAGCACATTTTGaaagttagggtatgtctacactatggagactatATCCGCATAAACTATGCAGCATAGCCCCGTAATGGAGACACAGCCTACACCAACAACAGGTGGGTTCCTGTAAGTGTAGGAATACCACCTCCCCGAACATGAGCTGCATCAATGGaagaagcactcttctgtcaaCACAGCtgtatctacactggggggttatgtcagttttcacacccctgactgaggtagctatgccaatataacttcctagtgtagaccaagccttagtctagAGATTCAGGATTCTGAATGATCCCTGGAGATTTACATCTTGTTCTGACCGGTCAGGATCAGTGGAACAGGATTGTTATAAACATGCTTAAAATGGGCGAAGGAGATTAGATTCCTGGATCTCTGAAAAGGATACAAGGACCCATCACCAACACAAAACCCAATACAGTAGCTATATTGCTAGCACAAAACAATAATGTGATAGAATTTTTCTCCTTCATCCCTTCCTTCCCAGTGATCACTCATTGTAACTTTATCCTGGGAACCCTGTCTAAATGTACCGCTGTCTCTAGCCTCTTTCAGCTCTCTCATTATCACAGTAGGCTTATGTGCCCAAATTGCCTCAGCACCTATTTCTGCTAGTAGTTAAAAAGTAGGAAGActtaaaaataagagaaaaggCTTAGAATGTTACCTAGTATGCCTTTCAAAAACAATATTGTTGAAGATAAATAAGCTGTTGCGAAATAAAAATGCTCATGGAAGTGTCGTGTGGCCACTGAGTAATTAGTGAGTATCCTATCTATTGTTCTTTTATCGTTAGCTTTGCCCActgggtctgattcaaagctcattgaagtcagaagAAGTCTTGCTATTTAATTCAATGGGCTTTCAATTAGGCCTCTGTTCTCCAGTCCCTTTATTACTTACTAACTGattaccccccccacaccttttaaaaaacaaaacaaatctttacAATAAAACTTGGACACCTTTGGAAGGTCTAACTACTTGCATCTGAATCTCTGTATATATCTAGTCATGTAGCAGGAGGAGGCTGTGCACTCTAATTATAGGTAAGATATAATACACGTGCTGCTTAAGAGCTAGGCAGGCATTGGCAAACAGCCCTTTAAAAGACATTTGTATGTTTCCATTCACAAAGCACACTGATCTTACTAAAACTACTTAGGATTAGCAGACTCACTCCTACGAGCCCCTAAACCGGCTTGGTCTCTCTACATTAGAATTCATAttctatctttaaaaatcacacacagCAGGTTCTCGGTTGCTTCTCTGATGTTTCACTCATGTTCAAAGAACTCGTGACAAGCAGAAGTGACCATGGCAATGAAGGCTACAAATTCCTGGAAGTCGCATTCAGCGTCACCATCGGCATCCAGTGTCTCCATCACCTTATCCACTGTCTCCTGATCTTTAATTTCCTAATCAAAACAAGAGAGAGCAGTTAAAGCTGGTGAGCAATGGATAGGGCTGCGAATAAGATTTAGAAGTCCTGGTTCTTAATCTGGTTGTCTTCAAATGGAGCTAATAGACAGTACAGTAGATGTCACCTACTAGGCTTCCAATGGAGCTGCACAGTCTCCAGGCTAACTCCAAAGGCAGTTAGCGAGGGGCTCTTCCTCCTCACCACTCTTTGGGGCACACAGGAGGAGGAATTTCCAGTCCCCATCCACACCCCACTTGCCAGAACAGGGACTGGCACTTTGGCCCAGACTCAACGGATGTGGGCAGTGCAATGCCTGGGTTAGACACTGGGGCGCTCTGAACAATGCCTGGGGAGAGAGGCACAAGTCAGAATACTGGTGGGGAGCTGCCAAAACTAGTCGATAGCAGACACCAAGTAGAGGGGTGCCTAAGCCCAGCCCCTCTCTaggattttggcacctaaatccaggcaggagggaggctcCTACCTTGGCTTGGGACCCACAGCCAAAACCCTCCCCTGGAGTCAGCGTAAGTCCTTTCTTGCAAGAATGGCTCTGGTGCACACCTAACTCCACACCAAACAGAAGGGTGGGGAGAGCGGCAACAGACACTTCCCTGAgccttagcccagtggttagagcactcagctggaatgtgggagacccccagttcaatTCCACCCCCCAGCTGATGAGGAGATGGAATTCAAACCGCAGTTTCCCACCTCCActtcctaaccactggacaaggAGATGTTCTGACCTGGggttctctcaatctctcctgttgaagctgttccactgtgtatccATAACTAAATACAGCatgcattgggccagagagagagtgtgtgactATAATCCAGGGGCTCTGGCACTTGCCTGAGACATGGGAACCCCCTGTTCAaatgtcttctcttcttcaggcaGAGGTGGAGCTGAGTCAGGTCTCCCActgcccaggtgagtgccctaaccacagcgCTAAAGGTTAGAAGGGAGTCCCGGCCGCTTCCTCCTGCCGTGTGTGGAGTTATGCATGCTCTGAGCACCCCTACAGGCAGGGCCGTTCccagccattttggtgccctatgcagacacacacacacaccccgtgggggggggaggcaggagcaggcttggggggttggggggaaccgCCCCCCCCAGCACGACCTGGCGGAGCAGAGTGggttggggccgggtcactccacttcctgatGCCTGGTGATTGCAGGGTGGGCCCGACCCCCCACTCACGGGTTAGCGgaaagtggagtgacccggccccagcccgctccgttctgctctcccagctcccagccttgggggacAGGGGGGAACCGCCTCCCCAGAACTTACCAGCggtgtggagggggctggggccaggttgctccaTTTACTGCTGCCCGGTGAATGcaggcctgacccctgctgcagtcctcaggggaaggggtggagtggggccggggctggggcagagcaggggtgggaagaggcggaattggggcagagcgggggggggcatcgggaagaggcagagcaggggctggagcagcacacagctgcctagggcaccaggaaattcggtgcgtactttgcatatgggtaaggacggccctgcttgCAGGTGAGCAACGCCTCCCCTCCCTGGGTTCGAGGATGCTGCTGGGTCTTAGGCATGAGACAGGCATCCAGACGCCTCCCTGAAGCGGCAGTACAAATGCACAGAGGcaaaaacataggcacctaggggaCTCTTAGAGCACAAATTTAGGCATCTATAGGATTGGGCATCAGCTGAGCAGGGATTTTGTGGCTCACAGGAGCAACTAAAGCTGCagtttaggtacctaagtccctttggggatctgggcccttGTGCTTTCCCCCACAGGTGACCAGACCTTGATACATACAGTCTGACCCCTCACATATAAGCACCTGGGAAATACACAAGCCAGGCAAATAGATCATTTCATGGAGAGAGAGCTGCCTGCCCTCCAGAGGGGATATGCTTTGCCTTCTGAATGCACTAACTCCCTTTTATTGCCCACCTTCTGAGTAGCCATTAAATCAGGACAGTCTCTTCCCTACTCCCAAGAAACACAGCATAAGACAAAGGCCGAAGTACTGGAACCAGGCCATTGCGCTGAGCCCTTTGGCAGTCACAGCCAGAGGATATATCCTGTTCCCATTGCCACGGGAAGCAGCCTGCTGGCTCCAACTATTTCAACAAACAACACGAGAGCTGAGAACTGTCGAAGGCTACAGTAAACATCTTCAGGCATCTCGACATTTGGTACACAATAGAGTAAAGGGCAATTCGTTGTTCAACAGGCAATACTCACGCCTAAAAAATGGGGGAGTTCATTGTTAATGAGCTCCTTTAATTCAGATTTCTTCAGCTTGTGTTTGTCTCCCTCCTTTCCCGAGTACTGGTGGAAAGCGTCAATGATGGCAATCATGGCCGTCTCCAGAGCAGACATTGTTACAGTGGCACTCAGCTAAAATGAAAGGGACTGGGAGGAAACACAGTGTTAAGCtcagcggggggaagggggagggttaaATGCCTTCTTGCCTTCTCTGTGCAACAATAAAACCCTTGGACCAACAATGTTatgtcaccagggcctgatccaaggaagtcaatggaaagatgccaataaatttcaatgggttttggagcaGGCCCCAGATGAACACTCAAGGAAATAATGCCAGCGAAGAGCCGACCATCTGTGGAAACTTTTATTTCAATTGATATAGCTTAAGGTTAGGAAACACATGTGGGACATTGCCTAAATGATTGTTCTTACTTTAAAACCTTGGGTAACAAGCAGAATATTTGTATATTGCCAAAATGGAGTCAGCACAGACCTATCGTTAAAGGGAGGTACCCTGCAGTACTAGATCGTCCGTATAGTCATTAGCTTCTTGTCAGCATCACTAACAAAAAGTAACATTCTGAAGGGAGGATTACTGGGTAACCTAGCCATAGGGGATTGGTCAATTTCACCATTAAATTCCAGAAGAGTGCACTGTGGGGAGTTGGGGAGGGAATAGCGGCTATTTGTCTGGAAAATTCCCAGACTTCCCTGATGTTTGAACACAAGTTTTGCACCTTGAGCTCCACTTTGGCAGagtagaataaataaataaaagccagcAGCTGTTAAAAGACTTGAATATGGCACAGTCAAAATACACAACCCTCACCAATACATCCACGATTAACTGATTCTTTTGTGTTAAATGGTACTGACTGCCTTGCTTTTCAAAGGATGGGCCACTAAGCCCCAGAGAAGCATTTCACCCCAAGATGTCGGGGAAGATCCTCAGCATTGccagaaaaaagggggaaaaagcagcAAGTGAAGGTCTGGAAAACAAAGTTTCTTGACAACTGAAGTGCCacaaaacaattttcaaataGATATTTTGGCCAGGTTTCAGTTACATCCAACCtagttctttaaaataaaaaatggtatcTGTTCAATCCAGAGACTGCTAATAATGCAAAAGAACTAATCTTTGGGACCATCTGTGACCATATAACATATTCCTTTGGCAACTAAAGCCATTGCTTAcataggaaagtatttaatgGATTTTTAGCTATTTTTAATGCAATTGAACAGTTGGGAACAAGGA
The sequence above is a segment of the Trachemys scripta elegans isolate TJP31775 chromosome 11, CAS_Tse_1.0, whole genome shotgun sequence genome. Coding sequences within it:
- the S100B gene encoding protein S100-B is translated as MSALETAMIAIIDAFHQYSGKEGDKHKLKKSELKELINNELPHFLGEIKDQETVDKVMETLDADGDAECDFQEFVAFIAMVTSACHEFFEHE